One Pseudoalteromonas ulvae UL12 genomic window, CTCTATTGGCAGCTGCTGGGTCAATTATTGAAGGATTAATGATGCCTGCAAGGGATAATACAGCCAATATATTGAAAATATTAGAGCCAATGATATTTCCTAACGCTAAATCATCTTCCCCCTTTAGTATTCCAGCAATACAAGCCGCTAGCTCAGGTAAGCTGGTGCCGATAGCAATAATGGTTAAGCCGATGACTAAATCACTTAAACCAAAGTATTTAGCAATATCGACTGCGGACTCAATTAAAAAGTGGGAGCTAATTGGGAGCATAATAATACCAACCACAAGCCAAGCAATTGCAGAAAGATTGCTCACATCTTGAGGGACATCTTCACAAGCTTCAGCGACCAGCGGATCATCAATTTCGCTTTGGCGAGTGGAAATAAAAATCAGGCCGCCAATGAAAATAACAAAAGCGATTAATAGCGCGTAGCCTTCGAGAGCGGAAAAATAATTATCAGAAAAAATATACCACGCACCAACAGACACAAGAATCAGGATTGGCATCTCACGTTTGAGGATGCCAGATGAGACACTTAAAGGTTTAAGTAGTGCGGTTAAACCAAGGACAAGTAAGATGTTGGTGATATTCGAACCCACAGCATTGCCAACTGCAGTGTCGGTCTTTCCTGCCAGTGCTGCAGAAGCAGACACCATCATTTCAGGCGCTGAAGAGCCCATAGCGACAATCGTCAAACCAACGATAAGGGTCGGGACTCCGAAATTTTTCGCTAATGCAGCAGCACCAAAAACGAAGCGATCTGCGCTCCAAACAAGGGCTGCAAACCCCAACACCAAAATGACAAAAGACAGCAACATTATTAAAACCAAATAAGAAATTTCTGATCGCGAATAGTAACAAAGACCGTACTAAATGTATAAAAAAATACTAGTATCACAGCGGTTTATTACAAATTTTTACGTTTTTATTTATCCTTTTGCATCTGAAAAAGCATAAAATAACTTACTAGTT contains:
- a CDS encoding calcium/sodium antiporter, whose translation is MLLSFVILVLGFAALVWSADRFVFGAAALAKNFGVPTLIVGLTIVAMGSSAPEMMVSASAALAGKTDTAVGNAVGSNITNILLVLGLTALLKPLSVSSGILKREMPILILVSVGAWYIFSDNYFSALEGYALLIAFVIFIGGLIFISTRQSEIDDPLVAEACEDVPQDVSNLSAIAWLVVGIIMLPISSHFLIESAVDIAKYFGLSDLVIGLTIIAIGTSLPELAACIAGILKGEDDLALGNIIGSNIFNILAVLSLAGIINPSIIDPAAANRDAIIMLLATFALVAMSLSIRGTRRINRAEGAILVISFAAYQYFIFSQVA